One stretch of Chryseobacterium fluminis DNA includes these proteins:
- a CDS encoding LptF/LptG family permease, translated as MKIIDRYIIKKYLGTFSFMLILLSIVVLVIDVQQKIPRIENAKLIDPKLDLTYFLIHFYPFWIINLVMTFLSVLVFISVIYFTSRLANNTEIVAIISSGASFHRFAKPYLLTSLFIAVLSLGINHFVLPWANIQKNQLEAYTYNAANKEKVLGTAPVSAQLSRTEYIFINSWNKREKRGSGFIFQKFDKNRKMIYELKASDVLWDNTKKKFILNSYLEKTINSDDSEKLANGYELIKSYGHDPDELFPNELLGQNKTTPELLKFIKRETEKGNSNLNAHLNELYQRTSMPISIVILTFLALSLSSQKKRGGLGINLALGISLAFVFVFSFEALKVVSENKSMSPVLAMWFPNIVFFPLAAYLYLKRANQ; from the coding sequence CTGAAAATAATAGACCGATATATCATTAAAAAATACCTTGGAACCTTTAGTTTCATGTTGATATTGCTGTCTATCGTGGTTTTGGTTATTGATGTTCAGCAGAAAATTCCAAGGATTGAAAATGCTAAACTCATTGATCCTAAACTGGATCTGACTTATTTTCTTATCCATTTTTATCCATTCTGGATCATCAATTTGGTGATGACTTTTTTATCCGTTTTGGTGTTCATTTCAGTAATCTATTTTACATCAAGGCTGGCCAACAATACAGAAATTGTAGCGATAATAAGCAGTGGAGCAAGTTTTCACCGTTTCGCAAAACCTTATCTGCTTACCTCTCTGTTTATTGCGGTATTGTCATTGGGAATCAATCATTTCGTATTGCCCTGGGCTAATATTCAGAAAAACCAGTTGGAAGCTTATACTTACAATGCGGCCAATAAAGAAAAAGTTTTGGGAACGGCACCCGTGTCTGCACAGCTGAGCAGAACGGAGTATATTTTTATTAATTCCTGGAATAAGAGGGAGAAAAGAGGTTCCGGGTTTATTTTCCAGAAGTTTGATAAGAACAGGAAGATGATTTATGAGCTTAAAGCTTCTGATGTACTTTGGGACAACACAAAAAAGAAATTTATCCTTAACAGTTACCTTGAGAAAACCATTAACAGTGATGATTCTGAGAAACTGGCCAATGGTTACGAGCTGATCAAAAGCTATGGCCACGATCCTGATGAGCTTTTCCCCAACGAACTTTTAGGACAGAATAAAACGACTCCTGAGCTTTTAAAATTCATTAAAAGGGAAACCGAAAAGGGAAACAGTAACCTTAATGCCCACCTTAACGAGCTTTATCAGAGGACTTCGATGCCTATTTCTATTGTGATTTTAACATTTCTGGCGCTTTCGCTTTCTTCTCAGAAGAAGCGTGGCGGTCTGGGGATTAACCTTGCACTTGGAATCTCTTTGGCGTTCGTATTTGTATTTTCGTTCGAAGCATTAAAGGTAGTATCGGAAAATAAAAGCATGTCACCTGTACTGGCCATGTGGTTTCCGAATATTGTTTTTTTTCCGCTTGCAGCCTATTTATATTTAAAAAGAGCGAATCAGTAA